GAAGCCCAGCACGTTCAGGCGCTGACTGTGCGAGTAGGCGGGTATTTCCCGGGGGTGGCCGACAGGACTCCAGGCGTAAGGCAAGGCGGAGGACTGAGCAAAGCCTGACTCGTCGAAGTAATACAGTTCCGTCTCGCCCCGATCCTCCCAACGCTGAAGCTCAGCCAGCAGGCCTTGTGTATGACGGAAGTCCGTCTCGTCACGCCGGCCTTTCAGGGATCGCCGGGTGCGCTTGAAGCTATACCCCAGATTTTTTTAATGCTCGCTTGAGCGTCATGGTGCAGGAGCGTTTCCCGGTTTCCTGCTGGAGTCGTGCCTGGACGGCCTTCAACTGATGAGGTTGCTCCTGGGCGAGTTCAAGTAACCGTTCCCGCTCCGAACCACTGTAGATGGCAGGGCGACCCGTGCGCGGTTTGTCCCGAAGCCCTTCGAGACCCTGTGCCTCCCAGGCGTCGAACCAGAGCGAGACCGTCTCGCGGGTGACGGAGAGAATCTGACAGATCTGGTTGATGGTATGGCCCTGGTGGCTCAGCACGATGGCATGAGCCCGCCGACGCATGGCCGGTTTCTTTCCATAGGTGTAGGTTTCATCAATGCCTGACGGTCAACGTCGGATAGGGGCGGCACAAAGCGGAATTTCATGCTCATCGTCCTGGTTCAACGGGGCAGAGCTATAAGCATAGCGGAAAATTTGTGTTTAGGTACTTATATGGGAAACAATAAGCAATAAAATAACGAATCGATGGCTCTTGAAGAAAGCGCTGAGAAGCGGCCTCATCCAGATTGCTATCTGGGGATGTCGCTGCCCAGCGCTTGTGTTCTTACGCTAGCAACAAATCAAGAATCATATGCCGAGGTTCCTACTGGAGAGCCGATCGGCACGTCAGTGATTTGCATAGCACTGTTTTGCAGAGTCATTTCCCCTACGGTACCCACCCGCTCAATTGTCGGCAATTCGAAAGCTTGTTTAATGGCTTGTTGCTTGTCCATGATATGCGTTCCCATGTTGATAGGTAGATAATACGGCGTTGCTCTATTAGCATAGCAGGTTGGGAGCTGTGGACAAGAAGAAATGGAACATGTTCAATGAATTTAACACTACAATGGCGTGGTAGCTAAGCTTTTGGCATTTCCAATGCATAAAAGCTGTGCTGATGAGTTTATAGTCTCTTCAGCACAGCAAAATATTGATTCTAAATGGTACTGAAAACGCCATGAACAATAACTTTAGAGTTAATGCCTAGGCGTGTTTGGCTTATTAAGAGCCCAATACGTTATCGAGGTTACCATCGACGGGCGTACCTTGAGGAACGTCAGTCACTTGAATAGCCCCGCCTTGCAGAGTGATTTCCCCAACAGTACCGACACGCTCGATACGCGGTTGCTCAAAAGCCATCTTGCTGTGTGATCTCTTGATATCCATATTCTCACCTTAGCGGTTGCGATGAAATGAGTGTTACCTTTTGTTACCATCTTAGCATAGCATTTTGAGAGTTGACTCCAATACGCTTTTTGTCATTTGCGGTGATGGTTTTTATAATGCCGGGAGCCTTGGGTTTTTGTGATTTATGTAGGGCAATCCTCATTAAGAAAGCCGTTCTCTCAGCGTGTTATCCGTGATCGCTAATACAACTCGAGCTTGTCTCAATACGAATTAACCTCTCCGTCTCAAGCTGCAGGAGGAAATTGAGCACCTCCTTCTGGCAGGTCTCCTTACTGACTTCATACTCCACTTCGATCTGGCGGCAGATATCTTCAACGTAAGTGTTTTCCTCGATCAAGGACCAGATCCTTTGTCCCACCGCTTGGGTACCGTAGTACATGCCATTGTTAGGGCTAAAGATGACTAGATCGTCGTCAACCGGGGAGCTCAATTGCCCATCATTTTTTGATACCCTATCTTGAATCTTCATGACACCCCCTCATTATATTAATTACATGAAACTTTTATGTCGATCAGACATTATTTTTGATGGCTATTTATAACTATTCTTCTTGGTAATTTCTTAGGTAGCTTGTAATTGGTGTATATCGGCCATTATGGTGTCCGAGCACGGTTTGAGCGTTTACGCGCAACCAGGCGTGAGCCTTCATTACTAAGCGGTCGTCATCACTGCGCTCGGTCAGGGTGCCCAATACCAGACTGCTGGAAATCTTGCGCCGATTCAGCATCCACTGTGCTGCCATGGCCAACATGAGGCATGTGAAGCGGCCAAAGGCAAGGCGGTTGATGATCTGGACCGATCGACTGATTTCACTTGCACTTGCACTTGCACCGACCGAGGCATGCTGTCTAGGGTCGGATTCCCCCGGCGTGCTTGAACCAAGGCGATGGGACCACCAGCGGAAGGGCAAGGCTCGCACCATGAACCAGGCGACAGGTAACAGGGCAGCTGCTTCCAATAGCATCAGCTTGCGGTTGGCAGAGAGTTGACGAAAGCGGCGAAATTTACTCATGGCGATATCCTTGGCCATCGATAATAAGAATGCAGCTATCCATGTGGTGCCTTCCATTCAGAGCAGTGTTGCCTCTCTGGCTGATAGTGGCTTGTTATCCGTTTGAGGCGTCAGCATGCAGATACTGGAGTGCACCTTTTCGTGCCTGGCGAGAACACAAACCTTATGGTAACATAATGTTTCTATAACGTAAGCCTGTGTCATGACCTATGAGGCATCATGGGCCATGATTCAAGACCATGTCAGGGATGATTTCATGACTGTGCCATCGACTCTTTCCCCGCCGGACACTGCGCTAAGGCTGCTGCTGCTGCTGGCACGATTGGAACTGTCTGAAGCGCAGAAAGAAAGCGTATTGCAGCTGTGCCAGCAGGTAGACGATTGGGGTGAGGTCATACGCCGTGCTCAAGCATGCTTCTTGTTGCCTCTCGTCTATCGCCATTTGCGCCGTCTGTCACCTGACAGTATGCCTCCCGAGCAGCTGAATGCCATGAAGTTGAAATGCATGTTTGTGGTGCAGCATGGGCTTCGTGTCGCAGCGGCCCAGCAGTCCCTGGTGCGAGATCTGCTCGAGCCGTTGAAGATACCGCATCTCTTTTTCAAGGGGCCTACGCTGGCAGCGCGCTACTATGATGATCCTGCCATGCGGTTTTGCCGAGATATCGATGTATTGATCGCTCGTGAGCGCATGGCCGAGCTTATCGATCATGCGTTGGCACAGGGTTATATAGCCCACGACCCCAGTGATTTGAAGCGTGACCGCACGAGTCTGGAGTTCGTGTCAAAGGTGCGCAAGGTCATTAGCCTTGTCTCTCCCCATGGTGTGTTGATCGAGCTTCATCAGAAGATCGACAATACGGGCTCGATCTATGACTCCAGCAAGCTGATCGCGAATGGAGAGCATTATCGGTTCAATGATACCGCCATCCAAGTCATGCCGACCTCCGAGCTGTTTGTCTATATCTGTTTGCACCATACCAAGCACTATTGGTCACACTTGCACTGGTTGGCAGATATGGATGCCATTCAGCGTCATGCCGATTTTGACCTTGATGAGGTCTATCGTCATGCAGAGAGGCTTGATCTCGTCACTACGGTAAATGCATCACTTGAGCTGTATCGCGCGATGGCCACACCAATGCCTTGGGATGAGAAGATGCTCTCAGAGCATGGCAAGGAGATGGTCGGCGCATGCCTTGTCGCCCTTCAAGGGGGGTATGAAGCGGAGCTTGAGCTGCGCAAGACCAAAGTGATGCCGGACTACTCCTTTACCTGGCAGGCCAATATGGCCTACCGCCTGCGCTGGCAATACCTGGGGTGGACGCGCTTTTTCTGGGTCAGCTATGACGACTATCTTGCCTGGCCGCTGGCACCTAGGTGGCAATGGATCTATCGGGGTACGGGACCATTCCGAAAGGCCTATAAACACTTGGTTGTCGAAAAAGCCTCCACTTAATCAGGGTCTTATCGCATGATAAAAACCGAAAAAGTCATGGCGCCGCTGCTCTCTCTGCGACGTATCTTGCCTATGCTCTGGCAGAGCAGTCCCAAGTGGACACTACTCAGCACAATGATGATGGCGCTGGAGGTCACCTTCGGCTTGGCCACGCTCTATTTGCTCAAGCAGTTGGTGGATGTAGTCACTCACATGCTGGGCGGAGACGGTGGTGGGAGTGGCGTCGGGTTGGAGCAGGTGCTGTGGTATGTGGCCTTGACGGGGGGCGCGACGCTAGCCTTTATTGCCAGTCGGGGCGTCTCCAGTCTTGCGCGTGAAGCGCAGGGGATGATCGTTGCCGATTATGTCGACCACGAAATGCATACCCGTGCCGTGAATGCCGATCTTGCCTTCTACGAAAGTCCGCTCTACCACGATACGCTGGAAAGAGCACGCCAATCGGGCAATCAGCGGCCAGCGCAGGTCGTCAGCAACTTGATGATGCTGTGCAAGAACTCCCTCATGTTGGCCGCCGTCGTCGTTCTCATCGTCACCATCAATTGGCTACTCCTTCCCGTACTGCTGATCGCGATTCTGCCCGCCTTGCTGGTACGTATCTACTTCACCCGCTATCTCTACGAATGGCAGCGACGTCGCACACAGCTCGAGCGACGGGCAGGTTATCTTGACTGGTTGATGACCTCGGATGTCAATGCCAAGGAGCTGCGGCTCAACCAGTTGGGCGACTATCTGAAACGTCAGTATGCCGAGTTGCGCGGCGTGATCAGAAGCGAGCGCATGCGCATTACCCAGCGGCGGACCAAGGTTGAGCTTGCCGTTGCGAGCATTGCCTCTATGGCTTTTTTCGGTTCGTTGGCGTATCTCGCCTGGCAAACGGCGGAAGGACGCAACACGGTAGGCGACCTGGTGTTGTTCTTGCTGATTTTCCAACGTGCTCAAACGATGGGGCAGGAGCTGGTTCAGCAGCTTTCGAAACTCTACGAGGACCACCTCTATATGGGATTGCTATTCGAGTTTCTCGATATCAAGCCCGTCATTGCCGAACCGGAAGCGCCTCGCACGATCCCCGATACGCTGAAGGAGGGGGTTCGTTTCGAGAACGTAGCGTTCAGCTATCCCGGGACCAACAATCAAGTCCTAAAGGGGATCGACCTCTCGATTCGCCCTGGTCAGATCGTCGCCTTGGTCGGGGCCAATGGCTCGGGAAAGACCTCGCTTATCAAGTTGCTTTGTCGTCTTTATGAACCGACGAGTGGCCGCATTACCCTAGATGGAATCGATGTCAAAGAGTATGGCCTTGAGGATTATCGTCGGATCTTCAGCGTGATATTCCAGGATTACTCCCACTACGCCACGACGGTACGAGACAATATCCGCTTCGGTGATATCAGACAGCCTGCCGACACGCCGGCCGTCAGGGAGGCTGCCTTGAAGGCGGGGGCGGATCCATTCATACAGAATCTCAAGAAGCAGTACGATACGCCATTGACACGCATGTTCGACGATGGGCAGGAGCTGAGCATCGGGCAGTGGCAGAAGGTCGCGCTGGCACGGGCCTTTATGCATCGTTCACATGTCATCATTCTCGATGAGCCGACCAGTGCCCTGGATCCTGGGGCCGAGTTCGAGCTCTTCGAAAATTTTCGAGAGCGTATCGATCATCGAGGGGCGTTGGTCATCAGTCACCGACTCTCCACGGTAAGGATGGCGGATTATATCTATGTGATGGATAACGGTGTCATTCGCGAAGCGGGAACCCATGATGATCTGATCCGCGAACAGGGGATGTACAGTGAGCTATTCAGCCAGCAGGCGCATTATTATCGGGAAGTCGATGCCTGATATGGCTAGCTTCATCATGTGAGGTAGTGGTTAATCTTAGGTTCCCGGGGCGCAAGGCCCCGGGAGATGAATGTCACGACTGACCAATGATATCTTTTTCTTTGTCGTGTCCGCTCCACCACTTCTTTTTCCAATGCCAGTAATAGTGCCACTTCTGCCCATATAGCGTCTCTTCAACGCTCATGTTGGTCAACTCCGGTGTGACCCACGCACTCTTGCCTTGTTGTGTTGCACGCTCGAGACTCATTGAGAAACTCTCCGTTGTATCCTTTATGAGGCCGCTCGACGGCGGCATTTTCTAGGATTGCTCAATTGTGTATAAATGTCAATTAAGGTTAATTTTAGTTACATTGCTGATAATAAAGTGCGTCATTAATAAGTTGGTAAGCTATCGACAGGAATGGATTCCCGAATGACGATGGAGTAGTAAACGTATGAGGCATCATCTTTGGCGAAGCATTAACGGCATACTTCTATTCGCGTTTCTTGCACTGTTGATCGTCTTTCAATGGGCTTATGCCTGGATTCCTCTCATCGCTCTGGGAGTGATGGCGGCGGGAGTGGCGTGGCGACGAACGTCATGCGGAATGCTCGATCGGGATGATGCTTGGCTGGTCATGAGCTTTCTTGTCTTTGGCTTGGTTTGGCTAATGGATGTCTGGCGGAGCGGGCAGTGGCCCATGGGGGCGAGGGGGGAGGGGGTGTTGCTTGCTTTGTGGCCATGGTGGGCAGCACTGCTGCTGCTGTGGCTGCGTAGTTTTGCGCCAAGTGTACGGCTGTTGTGGTGGGGGGTATGCTGCGGAGCCCTTGGAGCCGGTGGCATTGCCATCTTCGAGCGAATGGTATTGGGCCAATCACGGGCCAGCAATGGAATGAATGCCATTCCTTTTGGCAACCTGGCGCTGTTATTGGGCACGCTGTCGTTGCTGGCCACGCTCTGGTGCTTGCGCCGTGGTCGACCCCAGCGTTGGTGGCTGGTCGCCGCGGCGTCGTTGGCTGCGCTTTTGGGCCTGAGTGGCTCCCTGCTCTCCGGTACGCGGGGGGGATGGATTGCGCTGCCTCTTCTGCTCCTGCTCGTCTATCGAGCAGCCCTTGGCATCATGCCTGCTCGGCGACTCAATCTATTGTCGTGTGGAGTGATGTTCACAGTGTTGCTCTTCTCACTGCTTCCGCAAAGCGGCGTGGTTGAGCGGGTGACGCTGGTAGCAAGTGAAGCACAGCGCTACTGGCAGCAGGATCGCCCCGGTAACTCCCTGGGAATACGTGTGGAGCTTTGGCGCGCAGGCGGCCTGTTGCTGATCGAGCGGCCGCTACTAGGGTGGGGAGAGGGTGGGGTCGAGGCGCAGCGTGACGTGCTTATCGCACAGGGCAGGATCTATGACCGGGTGGTCATACATGACCAGTTGCATAACGACATTATCGATACCGCCGCGCGGCGGGGATTAATCGGACTCGCGACACTGCTTGTCTTATATGGTGTCCCGCTTTGGCTCTTCTGGTCACGGCTACGGCGGACCGAGGCATGTGCGGGGTTTCAGCTGCTCGCCGTGGCCGGCATGATGGTTCCCATTGCCTTCTTTGCATTCGGCATGACGCAATCGATGCTCCGGGATGCGCGTGGGCTGAGCGGGTATCTCGGACTTTGCATTGCCTGCTGGGTGGCATTGCGAGCCTATGAAAAGCCGCGCTGATCGATTCAGGCGGTGGCAGTGCCAAAGCATGGTCTGGGGATCGCGGAATATGTAAAGATGAGGTCTTTCTCGACAGTAGAGCTAGGAGCCCGTTATGAACGAACGCAACGAAAATAGGCAGGAGCACCGTTTGCGTGAGGGTTACGAGCGTATGCTCGCGCGTATGCAGGAGGGGGCCGAGGAACTCTCATGGGAAAATCTGCAAAGGGATCTCGACGAGGCGGTGGAGTTCGAGTCCGAACTCGAGGAGTTCACCAAGGACGAACTGGCACTGCTGCGGGCCTGGGTCGAGCGCGATCTCAAGGATTTGCGTCGCTATCTCTCGGCGGGTGGCAATAGCGTGGCGAGCTGGCTGGGCATCGATCTATCGGTACTGTCGCGCCGGGTCAGCGAGGCACTGCTGTCGATTGCCGACCGTAGCCAGATCGAGCGCGAGCGACTGGACGAGGATCTGGAAGCGGCTCAGGCCGACTACTGCGAGGGGGAGATTGCCGCACCGGGGCGTATGGAGTGCGTGCATTGCGGCGCCCAGGCGACACTTGACGGGGTGCAATTGATCGAACCTTGTCATCAGTGCGGCCACCGCTACTTTGCCCGTGCCTCGACGGCTTGATCTCCCGTCATGGTTGCTACAACTGACAGTTGTGTCCTGATCGAATCTCACAACAGCTGATCGAGCAGGGCGATCGCGGCGACTACCGCCAGTGACATGACGAGGGCATAAGGGGCGTTGAGGCGCATGGTGCGATAGCCACTGATGCCATAGCGCCCCTGCAGCGAGAGATTGATGCCCGATAACGGTCCCACCGAGGTGCCTACCGCCCAGGAGGCCAGGGACACGAAGGCCAGAAGCGTATAACGGCTGCCCTCCAGGTCGAGCATCGAGGCCAGTATCGAGACGCCGATGATAGGATGTAATCCTGCAAGCGCGCTAAGCACGATCGCCACATAGCTAAGCGTCGCCTCGGTCGCCCCGAAATGGGCAAATAACACCCATTCACCACCGGTGGCGGAATCGATCAGCCCCGAAAGCCCCAGCGTGAACAGACCAGCGGCCAGGAACAGCGTGAGTTCGCCGCGCATGCCGGGTAGCCGTTGGCGGGTATGGTTGAGCAGTCTGCGCCGTGTCCAGGCCACGCCGCGAGGCAGGTTGGTGATCAGTGCCGCGGCAGGTAGCAGGAAGGTGATGATGCTGACAATGGTCAGCTCCGGCGTCAGACCATAGTGAAACAGCATCACCAGCGCGGCCATGACTATCGGCATCAGCAGGTTGCCTGGCGACATGGCGAAGCCCGGTGTCATGCTCAGGTCGAAGCGCCGCCCCAGCTCGAAGCTGGTCAACACTCCCGACAGGGCGCCAAGCGGCAGACCGAATGCCAGGATCCAGGCAAAGTCCATCTGTGGTGCCAGGCTCATGACCACGCCCATCGAAGCGAAGAACGGCGACCAGAACGCGGCACTCGAGAGGCCTCGGTTGAGCGCGAGCAATTGCGGTTCACTCAGCGATGGTTGGGCCTGGTCACGTTGGCCGGCCTGACTCAGCGCCTTGAGGCGGTCACCGACCATGAATACCGTGGAGAGGTTGAGGATCGCACCGAGTAGATGCACGCTCAGCCAGGTGCTGGCGGTGCCGCGCCGGCCATTGATAGTGCGCCGTTGTGGCCGAGCAGGTCCGATCAGGCTAATGAAACTCACCCCGACCAGCATGGCCACCACATAAGTATTGCCATGCAGCATACGAGGCCACGCAATCTCGGCGTGATAGTACAGGCTCGCCACCAGCAGCATGCCCAGTCCTAGTCCTGCCAGGATACCCGCCTGGCGACGTGTACGGGTGGGGATGTCGCGCCACAGCAGGAGGACCGCCAGCCATAGCGCATAGCCGACCGGCAGCGGGCTGAGTGGCGCGCCGGTAAAGAGCAGAATCTGCCACAACAATCCCCCCAAGATGATGAAGCCCGCGCAGGCCTGGCGAGAGCTGGACGCTTCGATGGGGCCCTGGGTCGGTAGCGCGTCCTGGCGGGGCATTCAGGTCTCCTTGGCAGAGAGTAAGTAAGTTAGCATCCTATGGATTCTGGCCCACGGCAAGCGACGTCGCTGTCAGCCCTTCGCTTCGTCGCTGCGAGCGCACTCCAGCATCTCCAGCATCGAGCGCGCGGCATTCGATAGCGTGCGGCTCTTGTGAACCAAGTAGCCCAGCGGCCGCTCGATAGGACGGTGGGCAATGGGCAGGACATGCACCTCATCATCGATCAGCGTCTCGGGCAGCACACTCCAGCCAAGCCCGATCGCGACCATCATTTTCAAAGTTTCCAGGTAGTTGGTGGAGAGCGCGACATTCACCTTGAGACCGTCCCGTGCGAACGTGTCGACGACGATCCCACGGGTGAAGGTCAAGTGGCCCGGCAGTACGGCGTCGTAAGCCGAAAGCGCCGAGAGTTCGAGCTGCTCGCGTCCTGCCAGGGGGTGCTCCCGGCCGCACACGAAACGTAGCCGGTCGATCCATACCGGAACCACGGTGAGTTGCGGATCGGGGGCCGGGGCTAGCGTGACCACTGCGATCTCCAGCTCACCATCGAGGACATCCTGATACGCCTGCTCGGAGTCGAGAAAGCGCATGTCCATGCGTACCTCGGGGTGCGCTTGGGTATAGGCCTTGAGAATCGGCGGCAGGCGATGCAAACCGACATGATGGCTTGTGGCCATGGTCAGACTGCCGCCCACGTCGCCGGCCAGGTTGGAGAGCGCCCGCCGGCTATCATTGACCATTAGCAGAATCTCGCGGGCGCGAGGCAGCAGCAGGCGCCCGGCTTCGGTCAGGGTGACGCGTCGTCCGATGCGGTCGAAAAGGCGACGGCCGAGTTGATCCTCAAGATTCGCGATGCGCTTGCTTACCGCCGGTTGCGTCAGGTGCAACTGCTCGCCGGCCAGAGAAAAGGAGCCACGATCGGCCACGGCGAGAAAGGCCTCTAGACTTTGAGTATCCATTAGTCACTCACTGCAGTTCCTGAATTCCATTTGGGAATTAATTGAATAAATAACATGAATTGATTTTATGAGTTGTGCGCCGTAACCTCAAGTCACGATAAACAGAGCGGCCTCGACGACGGCAGAGCGTCGGGCAATACCGTGGGAGACGAGAGATGGCAGGCCAGACGCTTTATGACAAGTTGTGGTCGCAGCACCTGGTAAAGGAGCGCGATGACGGCACTGCGCTGATCTATATCGACAGACAATTGCTGCATGAGGTCACCTCGCCGCAGGCCTTCGAAGGGCTGCGCCTGGCCTCGCGCAAGCCGTGGCGTCTGGATGCCAACCTGGCGACCCCCGACCATAACGTGCCGACTACGATTCTCGAGCGTGCCGAGGGCAATGCCGGAATCAAGGATCCCGTATCGCTGATCCAGGTCCAGACGCTCGACGACAACTGCGAGGCCTTCGGGATCGAAGAGTTTCGCATCAATGACGCTCGCCAGGGTATCGTGCACGTGGTCGGGCCGGAGCAGGGCGCCACATTGCCGGGGATGACCGTGGTCTGCGGCGACTCGCACACTGCCACTCACGGTGCCTTTGGGGCGCTTGCCCACGGTATCGGCACCTCTGAGGTCGAGCACGTCCTGGCGACCCAGTGCCTGCTGGCACAGAAGATGAAGAACATGCAGGTACGCGTCGAGGGCAAGCTCGGTGCCGGTGTCACCGCCAAGGACATCGTGCTGGCGATCATCGGCAGGATCGGCACCGCTGGCGGTACCGGCTACGCCATCGAATTTGCCGGCAGCGCGATTCGTGATCTCTCCATGGAAGGGCGTATGACGGTGTGCAACATGGCGATCGAGGCCGGTGCCCGTGTCGGCTTGATTGCCGTCGATGACATCACCATCGACTACCTCCGCGATCGCCCCTATGCGCCCACCGCCGAGCATTGGGACGCTGCCGTGGCCGAGTGGCGCCAGCTGGTCTCCGATGAGGAGGCCGTCTTCGACAAGGTGGTGGAGCTCGACGCCGCCGCAATCGAGCCCCAGGTGAGCTGGGGAACCAGCCCCGAGATGGTCACCGGCATCTCCGGTGAGGTGCCAGACCCCACCGAGGCACCGGATGAAACGGTGCAGCGGGGCTACACCCGAGCACTTGAATACATGGGACTTGCTCCACGACAGAAGATCACCGATATCCGTCTCGACAAGGTGTTCATCGGCTCCTGCACCAACTCGCGCATCGAGGACCTGCGCGAGGCGGCCAAGGTCGCACGCGGCAAGCGGGTGGCCAATAGCATCAAGCTTGCCATGGTGGTGCCTGGCTCCGGCCTGGTGAAACGCCAGGCCGAGGCGGAGGGGCTCGACAAGGTATTCATCGAGGCGGGTTTCGAGTGGCGCGAGCCGGGCTGCTCCATGTGTCTGGCAATGAACGCCGACAAGCTCGGCGCCGGCGAGCACTGCGCCTCGACCTCGAATCGTAACTTCGAAGGCCGCCAAGGCTACGGCGGGCGTACCCACCTGGTCAGCCCGGCAATGGCTGCCGCTGCCGCCATTGCCGGCCACTTCGTCGACGTTCGCCTGTTCTCTGGCGACACCCAAGCCGTTCAGGAGGCCTGAGATGGAAAAATTCGTACGCCAGCAGGGACTCGTCGCGCCTCTCGACCGGGCCAACGTCGATACCGACCTGATCATCCCCAAGCAGTTCCTGAAGTCGATCAAGCGCACCGGCTTCGGCGTCAACCTGTTCGACGAACTGCGCTACTTGGATGAAGGGCAGCCAGGGCAGGACTGTTCGACTCGTCCGCTCAACCCCGATTTCGTACTCAATCAGCCGCGCTATCAAGGGGCCAGCGTGCTCCTGACACGGCGTAACTTCGGTTGTGGCAGTTCCCGCGAGCACGCCCCCTGGGCTCTCGAGGATTTCGGCTTCCGGGTGGTGATCGCACCGAGCTTCGCCGACATCTTCTACAACAACGCCTTCAAGAACGGCATCCTGCTGATCACCCTGTCCGAAGAGGTGGTCGATCGGCTTTTCCAGCAGGTGGCGGCAAGCGAAGACTACCGCCTCGATGTCGATCTCGACAGTCAGCAGGTGATCACGCCCGAGGGTGAGACGTTCACCTTCGAAGTCGATGGTTTTCGCAAGCACTGCTTGCTCAATGGGCTCGACGATATCGGCATCACCCTGCAGGACGAAGACGCCATCCGTGACTTTGAGCAGCGCCACCGACAGGCACGCCCATGGCTGTTCCGCGACGCTGCCCGAGCACAGGGAGGTGTGTCATGAGCCGCCGCGTTCTGGTACTGCCGGGAGATGGCATCGGCCCCGAAATCACCCAAGAGGCGCTCAAGATATTGAAGGAGTGCCAACGCCAGGGGCTCGACGTGCATATCGACGAAGCGCTGGTGGGTGGCGCCGGTTACGATGCCACTGGCGAGCCGCTGCCCGCCGCCACGCTTGAGAAGGCCAAGAGCGCCGATGCCATCCTGCTCGGTGCCGTGGGCGGGCCCAAGTGGGACAAGCTCGAGGATCTGGCCAAGCGCCCCGAGAAGGGGCTGCTGGGGCTGCGCAAGAATCTCGGGCTGTTCGGTAACCTGCGCCCGGCGATTCTCTATCCACAGCTCGCCGAGGCCTCGAGCCTCAAGCCCGAAGCGGTCTCCGGGCTCGACATCATGATCGTGCGCGAGCTGACCGGCGGTATCTATTTCGGCCAGCCCAGGGGTATCGAGGAGCGCGACGGCGAGCGGGTCGGCTTCAATACCTATATATACTCCGAGAGCGAGATCGAGCGCATCGGTCGTGTCGCGTTCGAGATGGCGCAGAAGCGTGGCAAGAAGCTTTGCAGCGTCGACAAGGCCAACGTGCTCGAGGTCACCATCCTGTGGCGCGAGGTCATGGAGCGCCTGGCACCGGAGTATCCCGACGTCGAGCTTTCGCACATGTATGTCGATAATGCCGCCATGCAGCTGGTGCGAGCACCCAAGCAGTTCGACGTTATCGTCACCGGCAACATGTTCGGCGATATACTCTCCGATGCCGCGGCGATGCTCACCGGTTCCATCGGCATGTTGCCTTCGGCATCGCTCAACGAGAGTGGACAGGGCATGTACGAGCCCTGTCATGGCAGTGCACCGGATATCGCCGGCCAGGGTGTTGCCAATCCGCTGGCGACGATCCTGTCGGTAGCGAT
This DNA window, taken from Halomonas sp. TA22, encodes the following:
- a CDS encoding zinc ribbon-containing protein; protein product: MNERNENRQEHRLREGYERMLARMQEGAEELSWENLQRDLDEAVEFESELEEFTKDELALLRAWVERDLKDLRRYLSAGGNSVASWLGIDLSVLSRRVSEALLSIADRSQIERERLDEDLEAAQADYCEGEIAAPGRMECVHCGAQATLDGVQLIEPCHQCGHRYFARASTA
- a CDS encoding LysR family transcriptional regulator — translated: MDTQSLEAFLAVADRGSFSLAGEQLHLTQPAVSKRIANLEDQLGRRLFDRIGRRVTLTEAGRLLLPRAREILLMVNDSRRALSNLAGDVGGSLTMATSHHVGLHRLPPILKAYTQAHPEVRMDMRFLDSEQAYQDVLDGELEIAVVTLAPAPDPQLTVVPVWIDRLRFVCGREHPLAGREQLELSALSAYDAVLPGHLTFTRGIVVDTFARDGLKVNVALSTNYLETLKMMVAIGLGWSVLPETLIDDEVHVLPIAHRPIERPLGYLVHKSRTLSNAARSMLEMLECARSDEAKG
- a CDS encoding nucleotidyltransferase family protein; the encoded protein is MIQDHVRDDFMTVPSTLSPPDTALRLLLLLARLELSEAQKESVLQLCQQVDDWGEVIRRAQACFLLPLVYRHLRRLSPDSMPPEQLNAMKLKCMFVVQHGLRVAAAQQSLVRDLLEPLKIPHLFFKGPTLAARYYDDPAMRFCRDIDVLIARERMAELIDHALAQGYIAHDPSDLKRDRTSLEFVSKVRKVISLVSPHGVLIELHQKIDNTGSIYDSSKLIANGEHYRFNDTAIQVMPTSELFVYICLHHTKHYWSHLHWLADMDAIQRHADFDLDEVYRHAERLDLVTTVNASLELYRAMATPMPWDEKMLSEHGKEMVGACLVALQGGYEAELELRKTKVMPDYSFTWQANMAYRLRWQYLGWTRFFWVSYDDYLAWPLAPRWQWIYRGTGPFRKAYKHLVVEKAST
- a CDS encoding PqqD family peptide modification chaperone, producing the protein MKIQDRVSKNDGQLSSPVDDDLVIFSPNNGMYYGTQAVGQRIWSLIEENTYVEDICRQIEVEYEVSKETCQKEVLNFLLQLETERLIRIETSSSCISDHG
- a CDS encoding ABC transporter ATP-binding protein, with amino-acid sequence MIKTEKVMAPLLSLRRILPMLWQSSPKWTLLSTMMMALEVTFGLATLYLLKQLVDVVTHMLGGDGGGSGVGLEQVLWYVALTGGATLAFIASRGVSSLAREAQGMIVADYVDHEMHTRAVNADLAFYESPLYHDTLERARQSGNQRPAQVVSNLMMLCKNSLMLAAVVVLIVTINWLLLPVLLIAILPALLVRIYFTRYLYEWQRRRTQLERRAGYLDWLMTSDVNAKELRLNQLGDYLKRQYAELRGVIRSERMRITQRRTKVELAVASIASMAFFGSLAYLAWQTAEGRNTVGDLVLFLLIFQRAQTMGQELVQQLSKLYEDHLYMGLLFEFLDIKPVIAEPEAPRTIPDTLKEGVRFENVAFSYPGTNNQVLKGIDLSIRPGQIVALVGANGSGKTSLIKLLCRLYEPTSGRITLDGIDVKEYGLEDYRRIFSVIFQDYSHYATTVRDNIRFGDIRQPADTPAVREAALKAGADPFIQNLKKQYDTPLTRMFDDGQELSIGQWQKVALARAFMHRSHVIILDEPTSALDPGAEFELFENFRERIDHRGALVISHRLSTVRMADYIYVMDNGVIREAGTHDDLIREQGMYSELFSQQAHYYREVDA
- a CDS encoding lasso peptide biosynthesis B2 protein → MSKFRRFRQLSANRKLMLLEAAALLPVAWFMVRALPFRWWSHRLGSSTPGESDPRQHASVGASASASEISRSVQIINRLAFGRFTCLMLAMAAQWMLNRRKISSSLVLGTLTERSDDDRLVMKAHAWLRVNAQTVLGHHNGRYTPITSYLRNYQEE
- a CDS encoding O-antigen ligase, with the protein product MLALWPWWAALLLLWLRSFAPSVRLLWWGVCCGALGAGGIAIFERMVLGQSRASNGMNAIPFGNLALLLGTLSLLATLWCLRRGRPQRWWLVAAASLAALLGLSGSLLSGTRGGWIALPLLLLLVYRAALGIMPARRLNLLSCGVMFTVLLFSLLPQSGVVERVTLVASEAQRYWQQDRPGNSLGIRVELWRAGGLLLIERPLLGWGEGGVEAQRDVLIAQGRIYDRVVIHDQLHNDIIDTAARRGLIGLATLLVLYGVPLWLFWSRLRRTEACAGFQLLAVAGMMVPIAFFAFGMTQSMLRDARGLSGYLGLCIACWVALRAYEKPR